The window AACGGGAGCGGATCATCGCCAAGATGGGGAAACCTTTGCCGCGGCCCGCTTTTCCCGTGGACTTCCTGCGGCAGGACCTGTCCGAGCTGTACCTCGCTCAGTTGCCGGACCGGATCTACCTCGGCGTCTTCAATTTCAGCGATCTTCCCGTGGTCAAGGAAGTGGCCCTCAGTGTTCTGGGCATCCCGGTCCGAGAATACCGGATCGCCGATTATTGGGAGGAACGCGATCTGGGCCGGACCGCGGACCGTTTCGACGTTCCGCTGGAGCGGCACGCCAGCAAACTCCTGGTATTAACCCCCGAGGGGCCAGCCTGACCGCGAGGTTTGCGACCTTTCCGCGCTATCGCGTCGCGCCGACCTGGCACGGCCGGAATGGAATCGGGAATCGTACTTCAAAGACCGTGGGTTGTTGCTCACGGTCTTATTCTGCTCGCGCGGCGGCGGAATAAGCGTTTTCAATGGGCCACTTCGCTTATTCGGTTACTGAAAGAAGTGTTTCGGTAACTGAATGAGCTTCTTTAGTTAGTGAATGAAAAGCATCCGTAATTGAATGAAAACATTCAGTTACCGAAACAAAAGCAACAGTTACCGAAATAAAAGCAACAGTTACGAAACGAAAGCATTCGGTTACTGAATGAAAAGCATCGGTAACCGAACGTCAATGTTCGGCAAGTGAATGAAAAGCATCCGTAACCGAAGCAAAAGCGGCGACGACCGCCGGAGAAGTTGCGGCAGGGGAAAGAGACGGCGGAACGGTTTTGGGAAAGGCTTCTCTTTGATGGTATCGATCGTCAGCGATGGGTGAAGGCGTTGCCATGAATCGAGTCGGATCGGGAAGGGATGAAGGGCGGGCCGGGGCGACGGCGGAAGCTCCTCGGCTGGCTCGGGAGAGGTTTTGGGGAGCGGAACAGTTCATAATTTTCCACAAAAGTGCAGGATTGTCCGATTGAACCGGGAGGATGGGCGGGCTACGATCAAATTACCGCCCGGTTGACGGAAAAAGCGCAACCTTTTCGGAGTTCCGGGCGGCGCGAAAACGGTTGCGCCCAAAATGACGGAGGTGTAAAGATTTTGAAAAAATGCAGGTTGCTCTTCATCCCCTTGCTCCTCTTGGTCCTGATCGGTTCGTTTAGCGCCATGGCGGCCGAAAAGATTACCGCCTACGTTTCCACCGACGAGGAGCTGGGCCGGCAGTTGATGGCCGCCTTTACCAAGTCGACCGGGATCCAAGTGGACTGGGTGCGGCTTTCCACCGGCGAAGCCCAGGCCCGGATCGCGGCCGAGCGTAATAATCCCCAAGCCAGCATCTGGGTCGGCGGGGTCGGCCTGGACCATATCGCGGCCAAGAAGGACGGGCTGACCGCTCCCTATTTTTCGCCCAAGGCCGCCAAGATCGCCCGGCAATATAAGGACAAGGACGGCTACTGGTGCGGCATCTACAACAATCCGCTCTGTTTCGTCTATAACACCCAAAAGCTGGCCGAAAAGAAACTGCGCGCCCCCAACTCCTGGGCCAGCTTGTTGAAGCCGGCCTACAAGGGCCAGATTCAGATGGCCAATCCGCAGACTTCGGGGACGGCCTACAACGTGATCACCACATTGATCGCCCTCCATCAGGGCGACGAGGCCAAGGCCTTCGCATATCTGAAAAAATTGAATCAAAACGTCTCCCAATACACCCGCTCCGGAGCCGCGCCCGGCAAAAACGCGGCCTTGGGCGAGACGGCGATCGCCCTGGGGTATTGCGACGATCAGCTGCGTCTGATCGCCAGCGGCTATCCGATCAAGATCGGTTTCCCCAAGGAAGGCACAGGGTTTGAAGTCGCCTCGATCTCGATGATCAAGAACGGCCCGCAGTTCGAGACCGCCAAAAAGCTCTATGATTGGCTGCTCGGCGAGGAAGCCGGCAAGATCATGGCCCAGAATTTCCTGCTGGTCTTCGCCAAAGTGCCGCTGCGCCAAGGAGCGATCCCCTTGACCAAGATCAAAGTGGTCGATCAGGATGACGAATGGGGCGGCAAGAACAAGGACCGGCTGGTGGAAAAATGGTTGAATGAAGTGTATCAGAAATAGGCGAGGAATTTCCGAATACCCGGATTGGCAAAACGGCCGCGTGATTAGACGCGGCCGTTTTGTCGATCAAGGTTGCGGTGCAGGGGCTTCAGGAGAATCTCTTCCTGTACTCGAGCGGGCTGATCCCCACCAGTTGGGTGAAGAGCTTCGAGAAGTAGCTGGGATCGTTGTAGCCGACGCGCAGCGCGATCTCGGCGATGGAATCGGCGCTGCCCACCAGATCGTCCTTGCCGCGTTCGATGCGGAGCTTGTTGAGATACATCCGGATGTTGACGCCGAGCCGTTTCTTGAAGAGATGATTGATATAGGATTCGCTGCAATGGCAGATCCGGGCGATCTCCGGCACGGCGAGCGGCTCCTGGAAGTTGCGGTGGAGGTAGTCGAGCAGCAGGGCCAGGATGGAGTCGGCGCTGGAGTTGTAGCGCTTCTTGCCGAACTTGAGGCCGGGGTGGGTCAGCCGCAGCGAACGGTAGGTATTGCCCAGATAGGCGGCGACGAATTCCAGCAGCGTGGCGACGAGCCGTTCGTCCGGGCGTTCGGCGAGCAGGGAAGCGCCATAGAGCTGGCGGGCCCGGACCGGGTCCAGGTCGGAATGGCGACAAGCCCGCGCCACTAGATACTCGGCGGTCCGGGGTTCGGCCGGAAAGGCGCCGGCGTCGATGACGCCGATCAGATCGCCGTCGGCGGTGATCGGGTAGATGTACTCGCCCACTCCGGCGTGGCAGAAGCCAAAGAAGCCGCCGGGCATCCGGATGGATTTTTCAGCAAGCTTCTTTTTGAGCGTGAGGCAGCGGCCGAACAGGCAGCGTTCCGACTTGATATACAGACAATAAGGATTGATATGGGCCATATAGGGCCGCAGGGCCTGGTCCAGCGCCGGATCCACCGGAATGAAGCCGACGAAGTCATTGACGCAGATCTGCCAGCCGTAGGTCTGCGTGATATGGGCCAGGAAATTGGCGAGCGCGGCGTGGTTTGCCATGGGCAGCGGATGCTCCTCGCAGCGGATTTGGCTTGACCCCTCCATTATAAAATGAAACCGACCTTCTGGCAACTGTGCAGAAGATTCCAAGGAATGGGCAGAAGTTTTAAGGCGGCCGCCGCCCGTCTGGCCTACAATTAGGAGTAAGGAATTTAAAACCGGAAGGTGAGTGCGATGATCGATCGAGAGTATCAAGTGGTGGTGGTCGGCGGCGGCATGGCCGGAGTCTGCGCGGCCATTGCCAGCGCCCGGCACGGCGCGCGGACGGCGTTGATCCATAACCGGCCGGTGCTGGGCGGCAACGCCAGTTCCGAGATCCGGATGCACATCGTCGGCGCCAACTGTCACGGCACCCGGCCCGACGCCCGGGAGACCGGCATTTTGGAGGAGATTTTGCTGGAGAACCGGCGGCGCAACCCGGGCCATTCCTTCTCCATCTTCGACACGGTGCTCTGGGAGAAGGTCCGCTTCCAGGAAGGGCTCGACCTTTACCTCAACACCCAGATGACCGGGGTCGAAGTGGCGGCGGGGCGGATCCGGGCGGTGGAGGCGCTGCAGTTGACCACGGAGAAACAATTCCGCTTCACGGCGGCGATCTTCGTGGACTGTACCGGCGACGGGACCCTGGCTTATCAGGCCGGCGCCGCATGCCGGGTCGGCCGGGAGAGCCGGGACGAGTTCGGCGAGCAGTACGCGCCGGAGCGGGCGGACCGGAAAACCATGGGGAATACCCTGTTGTTCCAGGCGGTCGACACCGGAGCGCCGGTCCCCTTCGAGAAGCCGTTTTGGGCCCATTCTTTCGGCGAGGCCGATCTGGCCTTCCGCGGCCATAGCGCTTACGCCTCGGCCATGGAGCATTACGAGGTGGACTCCGGTTACTGGTGGATCGAGCTGGGCGGGGAAGAGGACACCATCGCCGACGGCGAGGCGATCCGCGACGAACTGCTGAAAACCGTCTACGGGGTCTGGGATCACATCAAAAACCGTGGCGATCACGGCGCGGCCAACTACGCCCTGGAGTGGGTGGGATTCCTGCCGGGCAAGCGCGAGAGCCGCCGGATCATGGGCGATTATATTCTGAAGGAGCAGGACTGCCTGAGCGGGCGGCTCTTCCCCGACGCGGTGGCCTACGGCGGCTGGCCCATGGATATGCACCCGCCGGAGGGGTTCCGTTACAAGGGAGACCCCAACCAGTTCCTGCGGCTGAACGATGTCTACACCATCCCGTACCGTTGTTATTGCGCGCGGGACATCGCCAACCTGATGATGGCGGGGCGCAACATCAGCGCGTCGCATATGGCCTTCGGCTCGATCCGGGTGATGGGTACCTGCAGCGCGGGCGGGCAGGCGGTGGGAACCGCGGCCGCGCTGGCGGTGCGGCAAAACTGTCCGCCCGGCGGCTTGACGGACCGGATTCAGGAGTTGCAACAGCTATTGTTGCGGGACGATTGCTATATTCCCGGCGTGGCCAATCAGGATCCTGAAGATCGGGCGCGCCGCGCCCGAATCGCCGCTTCCTCGGCACAGCCGGACGGTGCGCCCGAACAGGTCGTGAACGGAGTCGCCCGGCGGGTCGGGGGGGTGAGCAACTGCTGGATCTCGGAGGACCTGGCTGCTTCGGGAGAGTGGTTGGAGCTCCAGTGGGATGAACCGCTGAGCATTCGCGAGGTACATCTCAAGTTCGACAGCAACCTTTCCGGTGAGATCATGCCAACGCTCTCCAAGACAGTCCGCAAGCAACAGATCCCGGGATTGCCGCCGGAGTTGGTGAAAGATTACGAACTGCAGCTCTGGGCGGGGGACCAACTCCGGGCCCAGCTGGCGGTGGAAGGGAACGGCTTGCGCTTCCGGACGCACCGCTTGGCGGAGCCGACTTACGCCGACCGCCTTCGCATCCTGGTCCGCGGGACTCACGGCGCAGCCGAGGCGCGTCTGTTCGAAGTGCGGGTGTATTAGCGCTTTCCCTGACATTTCCTCAAAGATCGGAAACGGCGCTCCGGCGGGGCGCTGGCGGCGTTTCTTTGGACCGACGGCGGATGGCGGGAGGAGACGGGCCGAGAATCTTCCCGGGAACCGACAGGATTTGGCCGGAACAGGTAGAATGAATAGCGGATCCATTTTGTAACGTGACGTTTACGTGGCCGTATTGTAACGCGGCGTTCTTTTCCCAAAGCCGGACGGGTCCGAGAGGAAGTTACGCGATGACCATCCAAAAGAAGCTGCTTTTTTCGATCATCTGTTTCGTGATCATCCCCATGTTTCTGCTCCCTTTCATTACGTACAACAGTTACCGGAAGATCATCGAGGCCAAGATCAACGTTTCGACCCAGCAAACCTTGGCCCAGATCGACAACAACCTGGGGGCGGTCTTCGACAACATGATCGCCGCCTCCAACATGCTCAGCCTGGACCGTGAGCTGATCGACATCCTGAAAGGCCGGAAATACGATTCGCGCTGGGAAAAGTTCAGCGCGGAGTCGAAGATCGAAGAGAAGATCCTGATTGCCAAGAACGCCAACCTGTATCCCTATAACGCCGATATTGTCATCCTCGATTTTCACGGCAATGTCTATTCCGCTTCGTCCTATTACACCGGCAAGTCCTACCGGGAGATCGCGGCCCAGGATTGGTTCAGGCGCGCCCGGGAGATGAACGGCTATATGCTGTGGATGGCGCCGTCCGGCAGCTATGTCAGCCTGAACGGGGATGACCGGCGGAATATCGCCATGGCCCGTTTGATCAAGGACTCCCGCAGCGGGCGCGGCTACGGCATTTTACTGATCAGCCTGTACCCGGAGATGAAACTGGCGGCCATCTTCAAAACCGAGCAACAGTTGGAAGGGACCCAACTCTTCCTCCTCAACCGGCAGGCCCAAGTGGTGCTGGCGGGAGACCCGGGGCTACTCGGGAAGGATCTGGCGGCCGAGCCCTTCGTCAAGCGGCTCGGCCAGGCCGCCGACGGTTCCTTTGTCTTCGCCGCCGGCCGGCGGAAGACGGTCGTCAACTACCGGACCGTCCCCAAAACCAATTGGACCATCGTCCAACAGGTTCCCTACCGGGTGCTGATGAAAGAGGTTGACCGGCTCCGCTCCTATCATCTCACTATCAATCTGATATTTTTGGGAGCATTGCTCATTGTTTCCGCCTTCATCTCCTGGACCATCACCCATCCGCTGCACCGGCTCAGCCTGTTGATGCAGCAGGTCCCCAAAGGCAACTTCGCGGTGCGGGCGGACATCCGCGGCCGGGATGAGGTGGCGCAGTTGGGGGCGAGCTTTAATGTCATGGTGCAAGAGATTGCCGTGTTGATCCAAAAATTACAGGAGGCGCAGGCCATGCGGGAACAAGCGCGCTTGGAGGCGTTGCAGGCTCAGATCAATCCCCATTTCCTTTTTAACACGTTGAACGATATTAAGTGGCTGGCCACGTTGAACGGCGCCGCCAATGTCAGCCAGATGATCGCCGCCCTGGGCAAACTGCTCGAAACGACCGTGGGCCGTTCCGATGCGCTGATCCCGCTGTCCGAGGAGATCCAATGTATCGAGAGTTACGTGCTGTTGCAAAAGATGCGCTACGGCAATAAATTCGAGATCCGCTACGAGATCGCTCCGCCGCTGCTGGATTACCGCGTGCCGCAGCTGGTATTGCAACCGCTGGTCGAGAACGCCATCATCCACGGTTTCGAGGATATGGACAGCGGCGGCGAGATCACCATCACCGGTTACTGCCGGGAGGACCGGACCTATATCGACGTGACCGACAATGGCAAGGGAATCGCCGCCGCCAAGATCGAGCAGTTGCTGGAGGCGGAGAACCGCCAGAAAGGCCGCTTCAACAATGTGGGCTTGCGCAATGTCAATGAACGGATCGCCTTGTATTTCGGGAAGCGTTACGGGCTGACCGTGGCGAGCCGGGAGGGGTCGGGCACGCGGATCCGGTTGTGCCTGCCCGCAGTGGAGGAGGAGACGGCATGTTCAAGCTGATGATCGTGGACGACGAGATGCTGGTGCGGATGGGCCTGAAGACCACTATCGACTGGCCGAAGCTGGGCTTTCAGATCGCCGGGGAGGCCGATAACGGCTTGAAAGCCCTGGAGATCGCCCGGTCGATCCGGCCGGATCTGGTGCTGACCGATATCCGCATGCCGAAGCTGGACGGCTTGGGCCTGATGAAAGCCTTGAAAAAAGAGCTGCCGCGGACCAAAATTCTCATTCTCAGCTGTTATCAGGATTTCGATTATGTCCGGGAGGCACTGCAGCTCGGCGCGCTGGACTATATCCCGAAACTGTCGATGCAGGTCGAAGAGCTTGAGCAGGTGTTTCAGCGGGCCAAGGCAGTGTTGGAGGAAGAAGCGGAGCAGGAACGGATGGCCGACGCCGGCTGGGAGCCGGAGCGTTACCGCAGCCTCCGGGAGATGCAGGGATGCTTCTTTCAAGATTTGTTAAAAGCGGGGCTGACCGGGGCGGATCTTGCGGAGCGCTTGACCCGCCTCAAATTGCGTCTGGCGAAGTCTGGCCGGTACGGCGCGGTCTGTCTGCGGGTCGACGATCTCCGCGCCATCCGCCAGCGGAATGGCGGGACCGGACTGGCGCTCCTGGAAAGCCCGCTCTTGAATATCATCGATGAGGCGTTCGAAAACAGCGGACTGCGCGGGAATGTCTTCATGGGCCGGGAAGGGGAATTCGGATTGGTCTTCAGTTTCGCCGAGGGAACGGAGGCCGGGAGCATTCCGGAGGAACTGGGCCGGTTTTGCGGGCATTTGCGCGAAACCATCCAGTTATATTTCAATCTTTCGGTTTCCTTCGGCATCGGGCCGGTTGCGTCCGACCTGCTGCAACTGAAGGAAATATACAACCAGGCGTCCGAGGCCGCCGGGTACCGGCTTTATCAGGGGAAGGGGAGCGTAAACTTTTTTCGGGAAGAGGGCTTCGCCGTCGAGCCGCTGCTGGACGCGGAGCAGGAGCAGAACCTCCGCGAGCTTTTGGAGAGCGGCCGGTGCGCCGAAGCGGAGTCACTGGTGCTGGGACTCCTCGATCGGGCATCATCCGGGGCGGTCAAACCTCCCATGCTGCTCCGCCAGGAATTGCTGGAAGTGATCCTCACCTTCTCCCGAGTGTTGAAACAGTACGGCGGCCGCCTGGATCAGCCGCCAGCGCCGCCCGGCGGCGATCCGATGATCGTATTGGCCGAAGTGGAGACCCTCGGCGACTGGAAACTGTGGTTTCATGATTTCGCGGCTTGGTTCGGCCATCGTCTGAACGAGCTGAAAGCGCAACGGTTCGGCCGCGAAGTGAGCCGGGCGCTGGAATATATCAACCGCCATTACGCGACTGAGCTGAAGTTGGGGGAGATCGCCGACCAAATCGGCATGAATGAGACGTATTTCAGCCATTTGTTCAAGAAAGAAACGGGCGCCAACTTCACCGATTACGTGAACGGCCTGCGGATCGAAAAAGCCAAGCAACTCTTGCGCAACAGCACCGACAATATCTACGAGATCGCCGCGACGGTCGGCTACGCCAATGTCAGTTATTTCAGCAAAGTGTTCAAGCAGATCGTCGGGATCAGTCCGGCCGAGTATAAAAAGGGCCTCAATATCAAATGAAAGAAGTTTTTAAAGCGGTTTACGGCGAAAAGCCGACCGTGGACTGTCCAACGGTAGCGTTTCTTTATCTTTTAAAAGCGTTGTGATAAACCCTGTCCGAAGGCCAGGGTGAACACAAAAGCTCAGAGAAGCAAGTGATAAAGTCGATTTTTAATCCTTTGAAAGAATGATTTCCGAATTTGAGGACTTTATCACATGGCTTTTAAAACTAGGGGAAAACCGGTCCCAACTCATCGAAGTGTTTCATGAATGGCGGCCGATATAAAAATAGTGACAGGGAATCTAAGAATAATGCAAAAGAGCGGATCCGATCGATCAGACGGATCCGCCGGTTTTTAAAATCCTAAAAATATGACAACGATGCAACAAATGAGTTAATTCCGGGTTAAGCTCCGATCCCCTACAATAGAGAAAAGAGCAAACAAGCTCAGGAAGGAATAAAAGGAGGGGTAGTTGTTGGGTAAGTTGGTTCGTACCTTATCATTCTGGATGTTGCTGGTGATCTTTTTCGGAATCTCCGTCTTCGGCGTCGCCGCCGCCAAGAAAGCCGTCAAACTGGTGGTATGGGGCGGCGTTCCGGCCGAGAACGGTCCCGGCGCCCTGGTCGAGCATTGGAACAGGACCCACCCCGGGATTCAGGTCGAATATGTCCGTTTCGTCAACGATGACTCCGGTAACACCAAGCTGGACGTGGCCTTGTTATCGGGCGAGCAGATCGACGCCTTTTTCACCTACGGCGTGCCGTATATGGTGAAACGGATCGAGGGCGGCATGGTCATGGATCTCTCCGGTTTGGGAGCGGATTCGTTCGTCCGGTCCAACATCGGAACCGACGGCATCTTCCGCTGCAATGGCAAGTTGTATAGCGTTCCCACCACCAAGGAACCGGTGTACATGATGGTCAACAAGGCCATGTTCGACAAGGCCGGACTCAAAGTCCCGGCCAGCTGGACCTTTGACGAGTTCCGCCAGATCTGCAAAAAGTTGACGGTGACTGAGGGCGGCAAAACCCGGTACGGATTATTCGCCACGCCCAGCGTCAATCCGTCGGTCAGCACCAATCTGGACCTGGCCCGGATCATTTTGGGCAACAATTACTGGTACAAGGCGGAGGGAAAAGCCGCCAACTTTGACAACGCGGCGCACCGCCTGAACGCCCAATTCTATTACGATCTGATCTTCACCGACAAATCCGCCTTCCCGTACTCGGAGATCTTATCGCGCAAACTGCAAGTCTATGCGCAGGATTTATTCTTGAATCAGGAAGCGGCGATGATGCCCTCCGCCCCTTGGCTGTTACGTTACGTCAAGGATACCGCCAAATACCCGCACGAATGGGTGACCTCGTTCGCGCCGATGCCGGTGCCGGACAAGAAGAGAAAATATTACAACCCCGGCGCCTTGAACAACTGGATCCTGATGAACAGCAAGACCCGGTATAAGAAGGAAACCTGGCAGTTCATGAAGTATTGGGCCACCGAAGGCGCGGCCAAGTATATGCTGGCTTCGGGCAAGATCCCCACTTGGAAAAAGGTCGACTCCAAGATGGTGACCTCCGGCATCTTCAGCGGTTATGAGAAACTCTTCGATATGGACGCCTTCCGCCGGGTGGTGCTGGATCCCCACATCCGCTACACCTTGGATACGGTCACGGTCGCTGCGCCGGAGATCATGCAGATTCTGAAGGAAGAGAGCGATAAGACCTTCCTGAAGGAACAATCGGTGGAGCAACTGATCCAGAAGGTCAAGTCCCGCTCCGATGAGGCTATCAAGAGCGCGAAGTAACGAACTAATGTAAGTACCGCGGAGGATAGACCCAAAAAAGTCTATCCTCCTTCTTTAAAGCGTTGTGATAAACCCCGTCCGAAAGGTCGGAGTGTTCACAAAAGCTCAGAAAAGCAAGGGATAAAGTCGGTTTTAAATCCTTTTGCAAAAATGATCCTCTAGATTTCAATTCAAAAGACTTTATCACATGGCTTTCAGAAGGAGTGAGATGATGGCTTCAGCAATTCATCCCGGAACGGCCGTCGACGCGGCGGCCCTGAACGCCCGGGCGGCCCGCCGCCGCGCCTGGCAACGGAATATTACCGGCTATCTGTTCGTCGCCCCCAACTTGATCGGATTTCTCCTCTTTACCCTGGCGCCGGTCCTGTTTTCCCTGGTGGTCGCCTTCTCGGACTGGAACCTTTTCAAGGGGATCGGCGGCATGGAGTTTGTGGGCTGGCGGAATTTTACCGCTCTGTTCCATGACGTCTGGTTCATCGATTCGTTGAAGAACAATCTGTTTTATACCATGGCCACCATTCCGGCGTTGATGATCCTGTCACTCGTCGTGGCGGTGATCCTCAATGATAGGGTTTACGGCCGGGTGATCATCCGGGCGATGTTCTTCATCCCCTATATCGCCAATATCGTGGCCATCTGCGCCGTCTGGCTCCTGCTCTACAACCCGGCGCACGGCGTGATCAACCAGTTCCTGACGGGCCTGGGGATCGCCAGTCCCCCGCAGTGGCTGGCCAGCACCCAGTGGGCGCTGCCGGCGATCATGATCATGACCATCTGGGGGGGGATCGGCTACAATTCGGTGCTGTATATGGCGGGGCTGCAAAGCATCCCGAGGAGCCTCTACGAATCGGCGGAGATCGACGGCGCCAGCGCCTTCGGGAAGCTGTGGCACATCACCATCCCGATGCTCTCGCCGACCATCTTCTTTCTGCTGATCACCAATATCATCTATTCGTTCCAGGTGTTCGGCCCGATCAACATCCTGACCCAGGGCGGTCCCGGACGGGCCACGACCGTGATTGCGTATTACATCTATCTGAGCGGCTTCCGGTACTTCAAGATGGGACCCGCCTCCGCCATGGCCTGGTTCCTGATGATCGTGATCTTCGGGGTCACGCTGGTGCAATGGCGCGGCCAGAAAAAATGGGTCAATTATTGAGCAGGGTTAGGTGATGATCGGATGAAATTGCTGCGAAACTTCTCGGCAAGGCTGCCCTTTGGCAGCAACGCCGGACGCAAAGTCGCCTTCAAGTCGCTGGGCACCGTGATCATGGCCGTTTTGGGCCTGGCGATGCTAGTGCCGTTTTTCTGGATGATCTCGACCTCGCTGAAGATTCAGGGGGATGTCTATAAGTTTCCGGTGGAATGGTTCCCGAAACTGCCGCAGTTCGGCAATTATAAAACCGTCTGGCTGGATCAGGATCCGCCCTTCTTCATTTACTACTGGAATTCCATCAAGATCGCGGTCATCTGCGTCATCGGCGATCTGATCACCAGTTCGCTGGCTGCTTACGCCTTCGCGCGGCTGCAGTTCAAGGGGAGAGATCAGCTGTTCCTGCTCTACCTGGTGACGATGATGATCCCGTTCCAGGTGCTGATGGTGCCACAATTCATGCTCTTCCGCTGGATGGGGATTTACAACACCCATTGGGCGCTGATTCTGCCGCGGCTGTTCACGCCGCTCGGGACCTTTCTATTGCGCCAGTATTTCCTGACCGTCCCCTTCGAGCTGTCGGAGGCGGCCCGGGTGGACGGGGCCAGCGAGTTCCGGACCTTCTGGCAGATCGTGCTGCCGCTGGCCAAGCCGGCCCTGGCCAGCCTGGCGATCCTCTCCTTCGTCTGGCGCTGGAACGATTACGAAGGGCCATTGATCTTTTTGACCAACCGCCAGCTGTATACGGTGCCCCTCGGCCTGACCAACTTCATCGACGAGGCCGGCAACCAGCAGGACACGCTGATCATGGCCGCTTCGGTCTCGGCCTTCCTGCCGATCCTCATCGTCTTCCTGCTCGGCCAGAAGTACTTCATCGAGGGGATCACCGCCGGGAGCGTCAAGGGATGACCCAGGCCGGTTCACAAATTGGAGGAGGTTGCCATGAAATATTATACTGAGCCGGCGCGGCGGATTCCCATCGTGGATGAGGCCGACGTGCTGGTGGTCGGGGGCG is drawn from Hydrogenispora ethanolica and contains these coding sequences:
- a CDS encoding ABC transporter substrate-binding protein; translated protein: MKKCRLLFIPLLLLVLIGSFSAMAAEKITAYVSTDEELGRQLMAAFTKSTGIQVDWVRLSTGEAQARIAAERNNPQASIWVGGVGLDHIAAKKDGLTAPYFSPKAAKIARQYKDKDGYWCGIYNNPLCFVYNTQKLAEKKLRAPNSWASLLKPAYKGQIQMANPQTSGTAYNVITTLIALHQGDEAKAFAYLKKLNQNVSQYTRSGAAPGKNAALGETAIALGYCDDQLRLIASGYPIKIGFPKEGTGFEVASISMIKNGPQFETAKKLYDWLLGEEAGKIMAQNFLLVFAKVPLRQGAIPLTKIKVVDQDDEWGGKNKDRLVEKWLNEVYQK
- a CDS encoding extracellular solute-binding protein, with the protein product MGKLVRTLSFWMLLVIFFGISVFGVAAAKKAVKLVVWGGVPAENGPGALVEHWNRTHPGIQVEYVRFVNDDSGNTKLDVALLSGEQIDAFFTYGVPYMVKRIEGGMVMDLSGLGADSFVRSNIGTDGIFRCNGKLYSVPTTKEPVYMMVNKAMFDKAGLKVPASWTFDEFRQICKKLTVTEGGKTRYGLFATPSVNPSVSTNLDLARIILGNNYWYKAEGKAANFDNAAHRLNAQFYYDLIFTDKSAFPYSEILSRKLQVYAQDLFLNQEAAMMPSAPWLLRYVKDTAKYPHEWVTSFAPMPVPDKKRKYYNPGALNNWILMNSKTRYKKETWQFMKYWATEGAAKYMLASGKIPTWKKVDSKMVTSGIFSGYEKLFDMDAFRRVVLDPHIRYTLDTVTVAAPEIMQILKEESDKTFLKEQSVEQLIQKVKSRSDEAIKSAK
- a CDS encoding response regulator produces the protein MFKLMIVDDEMLVRMGLKTTIDWPKLGFQIAGEADNGLKALEIARSIRPDLVLTDIRMPKLDGLGLMKALKKELPRTKILILSCYQDFDYVREALQLGALDYIPKLSMQVEELEQVFQRAKAVLEEEAEQERMADAGWEPERYRSLREMQGCFFQDLLKAGLTGADLAERLTRLKLRLAKSGRYGAVCLRVDDLRAIRQRNGGTGLALLESPLLNIIDEAFENSGLRGNVFMGREGEFGLVFSFAEGTEAGSIPEELGRFCGHLRETIQLYFNLSVSFGIGPVASDLLQLKEIYNQASEAAGYRLYQGKGSVNFFREEGFAVEPLLDAEQEQNLRELLESGRCAEAESLVLGLLDRASSGAVKPPMLLRQELLEVILTFSRVLKQYGGRLDQPPAPPGGDPMIVLAEVETLGDWKLWFHDFAAWFGHRLNELKAQRFGREVSRALEYINRHYATELKLGEIADQIGMNETYFSHLFKKETGANFTDYVNGLRIEKAKQLLRNSTDNIYEIAATVGYANVSYFSKVFKQIVGISPAEYKKGLNIK
- a CDS encoding FAD-dependent oxidoreductase, with the translated sequence MIDREYQVVVVGGGMAGVCAAIASARHGARTALIHNRPVLGGNASSEIRMHIVGANCHGTRPDARETGILEEILLENRRRNPGHSFSIFDTVLWEKVRFQEGLDLYLNTQMTGVEVAAGRIRAVEALQLTTEKQFRFTAAIFVDCTGDGTLAYQAGAACRVGRESRDEFGEQYAPERADRKTMGNTLLFQAVDTGAPVPFEKPFWAHSFGEADLAFRGHSAYASAMEHYEVDSGYWWIELGGEEDTIADGEAIRDELLKTVYGVWDHIKNRGDHGAANYALEWVGFLPGKRESRRIMGDYILKEQDCLSGRLFPDAVAYGGWPMDMHPPEGFRYKGDPNQFLRLNDVYTIPYRCYCARDIANLMMAGRNISASHMAFGSIRVMGTCSAGGQAVGTAAALAVRQNCPPGGLTDRIQELQQLLLRDDCYIPGVANQDPEDRARRARIAASSAQPDGAPEQVVNGVARRVGGVSNCWISEDLAASGEWLELQWDEPLSIREVHLKFDSNLSGEIMPTLSKTVRKQQIPGLPPELVKDYELQLWAGDQLRAQLAVEGNGLRFRTHRLAEPTYADRLRILVRGTHGAAEARLFEVRVY
- a CDS encoding sensor histidine kinase, whose product is MTIQKKLLFSIICFVIIPMFLLPFITYNSYRKIIEAKINVSTQQTLAQIDNNLGAVFDNMIAASNMLSLDRELIDILKGRKYDSRWEKFSAESKIEEKILIAKNANLYPYNADIVILDFHGNVYSASSYYTGKSYREIAAQDWFRRAREMNGYMLWMAPSGSYVSLNGDDRRNIAMARLIKDSRSGRGYGILLISLYPEMKLAAIFKTEQQLEGTQLFLLNRQAQVVLAGDPGLLGKDLAAEPFVKRLGQAADGSFVFAAGRRKTVVNYRTVPKTNWTIVQQVPYRVLMKEVDRLRSYHLTINLIFLGALLIVSAFISWTITHPLHRLSLLMQQVPKGNFAVRADIRGRDEVAQLGASFNVMVQEIAVLIQKLQEAQAMREQARLEALQAQINPHFLFNTLNDIKWLATLNGAANVSQMIAALGKLLETTVGRSDALIPLSEEIQCIESYVLLQKMRYGNKFEIRYEIAPPLLDYRVPQLVLQPLVENAIIHGFEDMDSGGEITITGYCREDRTYIDVTDNGKGIAAAKIEQLLEAENRQKGRFNNVGLRNVNERIALYFGKRYGLTVASREGSGTRIRLCLPAVEEETACSS
- a CDS encoding AraC family transcriptional regulator; the encoded protein is MANHAALANFLAHITQTYGWQICVNDFVGFIPVDPALDQALRPYMAHINPYCLYIKSERCLFGRCLTLKKKLAEKSIRMPGGFFGFCHAGVGEYIYPITADGDLIGVIDAGAFPAEPRTAEYLVARACRHSDLDPVRARQLYGASLLAERPDERLVATLLEFVAAYLGNTYRSLRLTHPGLKFGKKRYNSSADSILALLLDYLHRNFQEPLAVPEIARICHCSESYINHLFKKRLGVNIRMYLNKLRIERGKDDLVGSADSIAEIALRVGYNDPSYFSKLFTQLVGISPLEYRKRFS